From Flavobacterium arcticum, the proteins below share one genomic window:
- the atpH gene encoding ATP synthase F1 subunit delta, translated as MTGSRAAIRYAKAILEMAQDAGNASAVNEDMSQIASTMHSNKELRDFIDSPTIKAEVKEATLKEVFAGSQNITEGLFKLLHVNKRFKILEQVAVQYGTQFDELNGREGAVVTTAFPITPELEAQVLEKAKMLSDKKLMLQNIVDPAIIGGFILRVGDKQFNASVANSLTTLKREFSN; from the coding sequence ATGACAGGTTCAAGAGCCGCAATACGTTATGCAAAGGCAATACTCGAAATGGCACAAGATGCAGGCAATGCATCTGCTGTGAATGAGGATATGAGCCAAATTGCATCTACAATGCATAGTAATAAAGAGCTGCGCGATTTTATCGACAGTCCTACTATAAAGGCAGAAGTTAAAGAAGCAACCCTTAAAGAAGTTTTTGCAGGTTCGCAAAATATTACTGAAGGACTATTTAAACTTCTGCATGTAAACAAAAGGTTTAAAATATTGGAGCAAGTTGCTGTACAATATGGAACTCAGTTTGACGAACTAAATGGTAGAGAGGGAGCGGTAGTAACAACAGCTTTTCCTATAACACCAGAGCTTGAAGCACAAGTATTAGAAAAAGCAAAGATGCTATCTGATAAAAAACTAATGCTTCAAAATATAGTAGACCCTGCAATAATAGGTGGGTTTATATTAAGAGTTGGCGACAAGCAGTTTAATGCTTCTGTAGCTAATAGTCTTACAACATTAAAAAGAGAATTCAGTAACTAG
- a CDS encoding F0F1 ATP synthase subunit B — translation MEKLVNDFSFGLFFWQAIIFVVLVLLLVKFAWKPIMTAITAREAGITDALAAAEAARKEMQNLQADNERILQEARATRDAMIKEAREIKDKMIVDAKTEAQVQGEKMIEQAKASIESEKNAAMAELKNQVSTLSVEIAEKILKNELSDAAAQTTLVEKMLNDVKLN, via the coding sequence ATGGAAAAGTTAGTAAATGATTTTTCATTCGGATTATTTTTCTGGCAAGCAATAATTTTTGTAGTGCTGGTACTACTTCTTGTAAAATTTGCATGGAAGCCTATAATGACAGCTATTACTGCTAGAGAAGCAGGTATTACTGATGCGCTTGCTGCTGCTGAGGCTGCACGTAAAGAAATGCAAAATCTACAAGCAGATAACGAAAGAATACTGCAAGAAGCAAGAGCTACAAGAGATGCCATGATAAAAGAGGCAAGAGAGATAAAAGATAAAATGATTGTTGACGCTAAGACTGAGGCACAAGTACAAGGCGAAAAAATGATTGAGCAAGCTAAAGCTTCTATCGAAAGTGAAAAGAATGCTGCTATGGCTGAGCTTAAAAATCAGGTATCTACGCTATCTGTAGAGATTGCTGAAAAGATTCTTAAAAACGAACTGTCAGATGCTGCTGCTCAAACTACTTTGGTAGAGAAAATGCTGAACGACGTTAAATTAAACTAA